The following DNA comes from Chelmon rostratus isolate fCheRos1 chromosome 20, fCheRos1.pri, whole genome shotgun sequence.
ATCCACAGTAGCTTTGTAAGCATGATGGAAGTAGATGACAAAACATTGCTtgacagtgaagacaaaatTTACATCCCGATGGAACTGTTGATAGGAGAACCGTTCTGTGCAATTTCAGCAGTAAGGAATTTTCATACCATGGCGTTCATACCTTACCTCAAGCCTGAACACAAAGCACTTATTAGTGAACTCAGAGGTGAGACCAAGCACAGCCCCTGCTGCTACCATGAGACATACCTCATCAAGCCATACCTGAACAAGAGCTCAGACACAGACTAAGTCTTTGATAACCAACTCAATCATTAAATGGATTGCAGTGGATTGTGTGCATATTTTGGTGGTAAAGGACAGGTGCTTAATGGAGGTTTTACAGATTGCCTCCTCTTATGGATTGTATCTACAACTCATTAGCCACTACTGAGAAATACCATTGTGTCCAAAATCCAGCAGCTTTATAACAGttaaaagagagcaaaagaCATTGTGTGCCGGAAGCCAAATATGTTGCCCTGACTGGGGTTCACTGGACCTTGGTAAGCAATCACCACAATTACCGTGGTGTGACTGCACACATTTTTGACAGTGATTGGAAACTTCAGTCATTTGCATTAACCATGCTGAAGATGGTCACCCTTAACAGTTTCTGTCTGTGGCAGAGGCATGGTGAGCTCAACATAAGGTTACCACAGTTGGAACAGACAGTGCTCAAAACATGGGAACTGTAGCAAGAAAGCTTCCATTTGAGCACACGTAAACACAGCTTTGTCAATTTGGATGATCTACATCAAGATGGATTAACCAGAGCAGAGCTCATGCAGGGGCCCATCTTTGGCTGTCTGCCCTGGCTCACAAATATCTGGCCACCTCTGCCACTTCTGTCCCTCGTCAGATTCTTCTCACTTGCATATAGTTCAAACAAGGATCATAAAAGCACATTAGTTTGTCTAAGTGATTTGCTGAAAGAAAAGTAAGAGGCATTGTGAAGCCAACGGGTTCACTACAGTTAAGAAAACTATATAAAGATAAACTGTTACGGCCTATGTTGCCACAGACATTCTTGCTTGGTTGGGTTTAATTTGTCATACAAGATACTGGAGAAATAACAGGATCTGAGGTCAATGGGTGTTGACAAATGACTTATTTTTAGATGCACTATATGTGAAACTGTTGGTCTGTGTTGCCTAAGTTTATTTTTGGATAAAAGATATTGGAGAAATAGTTCTGATGATGTAAAAAGGAACTATGTTAGGTTATAATTGTGTCCTGAGATGCTCTATATGTtcaatgaaattaaaatgtcttgCTTAATGTCTTAAACTGCACCATATATTACTTTTGGTCTATGCTGCctaaatattattaatatttttttgggggggcgTCTAAAATAATCTAATATATAACATATTGACAAGCATTACACTGTCAAGGATAAAATGAGATGAGAACATATGGACCATTGCTGAATCATTCCTCCATTAAAATGCAGAAGGGCATATTGTTATGGCCTTTATTGCATatgaaaagtggaaaaaaaaatgttctgacAGGAAATACAAGCGATATTGACCTTTAAAGTTTAGTACATTCACTGATCCACCCATCTTAAATCCATTTGaatggaaatattttgaaatgctTAGCACACAAATATTgatacaaaaaaatcaatttagaGTAATTCATCGCAATGTATGCAACTACTTagttcaattttttttaaaggcatgACAGccttaatgtgtttattttgctgcaAACAAGCAATTATCAAATATGATTTCAGCTTTCACTCTATCAGTTTTATTACAGCAATCTTACGACACGAACCAGCTAATTAATAATGTGACAATTTATATTGCGGTGTTGctatttttcaaaaaaatatgTTCAGTGTCATTATTAAgcaagaaagatggagaaataaaaaattaaacataCTGAGATCACAGAAAAATTGCTCTTGTTTGATGGATTTTAAAAATAGCATTAGATAAACTTGATTAAATGAAGGtcatataagataagataaaagataaaaagattaaaatatatcaaatatacacatttttatgtCTGGCATTGCTGTTCAGTGGAAATCATTTTAAAGGTTTCCAAACAGTTCAGGGGAACTTCATAACCAGGTCATTGTCAAGTTTCAAGTTGACGCTTCCAGTTTCAAATTCTTGTCGAATGCTCAAAATAGTGAAGCACTTGTTTGCAAGGAAAGTGGTCCTCCAACAATGTTCGCACAAATATGAGTGCAAAGAAAATTTGAATAGAAGACATAAAATAGTGCAGAAGTTAAGATATAGCaataaattaaaacatattaTTTTCTAGATTTTAGGCAACTTCTCTGACCAAGGTTAAGGAGTGGTCAGACTTCTTCCCACCCCCCTCTCCTGAGGATGACAGCAACTAGACCTCTGATCCATTCAGCTTATTGAGCTTTGGTCCATGGCTACATCTTCTCATTCCCCCTTTTGGATTCCCTGTACAAGTGTTTGTATTCACTAATACAGCtgtctgtcattgtttttgtttgtttgattgttttgtaaATCAAATGCAATACATGACCTAAAGGTGATGACCCTAGATGCCTCCCTTATTTACTACTGCATTAATAATACACGCCTAAAGTATAACTGCAGAACAAACTCTTCCATGTGTATCAGACTGTGTATGAGATGTAAAGGCTTCATGTGAATTAAACTGAGTGTTAATTCTATgaactaaaacaaacactgtagtCTCCAACAGCTAACCAAGGAAACCGCGTGTAAAATGTTACACTGTGTCGTCAGTGTTTGCTCCTATATAAACACTTTCTGTTACCTGGTTGTTTTTGCACAGATCAGCCCACATACTGGTGCCGTCCCCTCCGCGCATCAGGACGTGGTAAGTGAAGAAATAAATCCCGGGGATGGAGCAAGTGAACTTCCCGGTGGTCGGGTCATAGTGGTTTCCCAGGTTGGTCACCACGTCGTCGAATTTGAGCACCTCGTAGCCCTCGTGCTGCTTTTTCAGCCCTGCGTAAAAGGCAATCTTGGGCACGGTGCTGTAGGTGGCCGCGCTTATTGCGCCGGCAGCTGCGCTCGGTCCCGGGGGTCCTGGTAAACCAGGTCTGCCCGGTTCACCCTTTTCTCCAGGTGGTCCGGCTGGACCGGCCGGTCCCGGCTCACCGGGAGGTCCCCTTGGACCTGCCTTACCTGGACGACCTGGTTCCCCTTTCGGACCTTGAATAAAAGTGGGTAAAGACTGCACGAGGCTGTTATCTCGGACCGTGTCCGCCGTGGCGGTGCTTGTCGGAGATTTGGTGCCGTACGGGTCGCACACCATCCTACAGGTACCGATCATCTCGTAGTGCGCCGCGGTCCCCGCTGAGTTCACCAGAACCGGGATGAGAATGACCAAAACCAGAACCATAACGACCCCCAGGACCCCCGCCGCCACCAGCCGCTTCCTGCCGACCAGCCGCGTCAGCGCAGGACGATCCTGTTGTCTGCTTTTGGGTGAAATTTTGATGGCTGGAGAGGTAAccttttcaagaaaaaaaatgtagcgGAGCTACACTTTGTTGGTAATCTTTCTAAACTTTTGAAAGCagtgcccccctcccctcagcgTCCtcgtccctctcctcttcacactctttcactttttctgctgATGCTCTGTTTCTTCAACACTTTCTGAACGTTCAGCCCTTCACTGCGCCGTGATCTCCAAAACCACTGGATTCAGCATGTCTTAGATACTGTCAACTCCAGACATGGGGTCTGGCCCCTGTTAGATCCACAGGTCCAAAACAGAAGCATTTGTatatgagagagagataagagagggagagggagagggagagagggagagagagagggagagagagagagagagagagagaatcctgctgctctgttgtccAATAGAAACAGAGCATGTTACAGCGCTTGAAAAGGAATGCGCTGCTGTGTATTCTATGTCTTTTAAGATACACTATTCTAAGGTCACAGAATAACTTTACTCATTGCCTTTGTTGGGTCTACCCTCCCCCCAAATATTGCGTTTTGCAGTTGTTTGGTTGACTTTGGTGAAATGTCAAAGCGTGTTTACACTCAGCCTGAATTAAAGACTGAATGATCCAGTGGCCTCGGAGTTTAACAAGTCTGGACAGGCTGTTTGGAGCCGTATCCAAATTGGAACGTGCTACCGGAACCCATCCCTACCTAGATGTAATCCACACTAACACCGATTTTACAGTAATTTCAAGATTCAAGGAATACAGAGAATTTCGAAATTATCAAAAGTTACGAGATTATCCCACGAGGAAAGCAGCCTCAGTGAACAGGCTTTATGTCCACGAGAATCAGACTTGGATAAATATTTTACAGGTGAACTGCAAACATTAGAGAGAATTCAGTTcttatttaaaaagaagaagaatcaaGGGTGTAGGTTTGGTGTTCACTGCGGTAGAGATAGTTTTGtcagactctctctctttctcctccatgtgtgtgcacacatgcaagaaCAGCTTGACATTGCAAAAGTTAACTTCATTTAGAATGTATTTGCCTATACAGGTATCCACGTGACAATTATGTAGATTTAGTTATGTAATAATGTTGATCATTtagatgtttttaaaatattaatattctaCTTATGTCATTGAGATTGTGATGGTGATTTATAAGTCACAAGCCTAATATTTTTTCTTAAGTAAATTTTGCTGATAATGATTCTGGACATTTACTTGGAATGAAATTTCTTGCACTGGCACTTAGTAAAGGTTTTGAGCACGTATTCCACCACTGATCAGGGTTCACCTGAGAGCCTgcagctcacctgtctgtgtgtctgtgcatgtttgttacATGGCAGGGTAACTCACACTGTGTCTTGGTGAAAagcactgaatgtaaacagaaattTTCTTTCAAGGgtgtagtttttgttttaattttggtCGGACCATTTTTGCCTGACATTCAATATGCATAGTTGTGTATGTGTCCATGAGCTCTGTGCATGATGTGCAGGCATGAATAGCTTGACTCAAAACGCTGACTTCATTTAATATGTATTTTCTTATATAGCTTGCATAAAACAGGAcgtgttttatatatatttgtttttccttctggATTTAacagatattttacattttattttattaatacAAAGCTGTAACTAAATTACAATTCAAGATGACTTAAATTCAGATATGACAGATTTTCACACTAAATgtgacaagaaaataaatatataactcCAATAACTCTAATAACCTGTAGGTAATCGTCTTCAGACCTCCTCTGAGAGTCTGTAACTCTGTCCTTCTTTCAGTCTGTTGATTTGACTATAGCTTGTTTCGTGCagttcttaaaataaaaaacaacagaccATTCAATACCCAACACTCAAACCTGGTAACTCTGCGTAGACCTTACACATGTagatttaaaatgatgaattctAATGAGACTGAGAATAGAAGTACAGTATGGACAATTCAGCAGTGCCTCATTTTGTGATATACTGTCCTCACGCAAAACTACACCTTAGAAAGTCATTTGTCTCGTATATCAGGAGAACACTGAGGTGGTGACAGTGCATTGATGTCACTAAAATAAAACTACCCTTGTCTTCTCTCAATAGGCCTCCAAACGTCCACTTATTGAGAGTCCCTGAAAATGAGCTGTGAAGGTAACAGAGGATCATTGGATTGGCATCTCAGTCAATATCAGCACAGTAAATGATAAATTACTGAGGGGGCTTATAGGAGGCACGAAAAGGCAAGGGACTAGACAGagtaatgataatgataacaataataaactttatttaaagacagaagaagaaacataatagtaaaacactgaagtggtaacaaggtgatgaaaacaaatgtgtataTAAATGCACATAAGTAAATACATGCAGACACcgacacacacaggcacacacacatctctgcatACATGCTGTATCAAACATATGCACATTAGTTGCTTTTAAAAGCTAACAGGGATGTTGATTATGTAATCTCAAAGTTACCAgttaataaacacattaaaaactaaTTTCATATGCAATGTATATATCAACATGTTCTGCTATGCTTATTTGCTCTTCTACATGTACAAACAAAAAGTTACTACACTTCTACAAGATTAAATCTTCAGTATGACATTGGAGGCTGTATGGAGGTGTGAGACAGCCATTAAAATAAATCACTAACGCTCAGTTTTGCTGGCCTGGGGAATGATGCTGTGTCTGTACTTGTACAATCTGAGCTGTCAGCCCACTATCAGCAGGTCAATTTATGTACTCTAGACAGCCCGATACAATCTGGAAGGATCCACTCACCTCACAAAGTGTGTATATGAGATCATTGACTAAGTATGTTGCTGAATTCTCAGTGttatatgtaatatataaaaAGCATCCTGACTGGAAACTTTGCCAGTTGGCATGGGATGTACACAGGATGGCTCTGTATGGCAATTTAAAGCACTCAGAACATCACTGGTACCCATCTACAGAGCATCAGCGATATCAGTGAGGCAGATCCTTTGCAACAGTTACTGtgtagttattattattataggagtttgttttggttttgttaaattgttttgttaaatgcctttttattgtgtttctatTTCATTTAAGCACTTTTCTCAGTGACATTCATTtc
Coding sequences within:
- the c1ql3a gene encoding complement C1q-like protein 3 isoform X1, with the protein product MVLVLVILIPVLVNSAGTAAHYEMIGTCRMVCDPYGTKSPTSTATADTVRDNSLVQSLPTFIQGPKGEPGRPGKAGPRGPPGEPGPAGPAGPPGEKGEPGRPGLPGPPGPSAAAGAISAATYSTVPKIAFYAGLKKQHEGYEVLKFDDVVTNLGNHYDPTTGKFTCSIPGIYFFTYHVLMRGGDGTSMWADLCKNNQVRASAIAQDADQNYDYASNSAVLHLEPGDEVYIKLDGGKAHGGNNNKYSTFSGFIIYAD
- the c1ql3a gene encoding complement C1q-like protein 3 isoform X3; translated protein: MVLVLVILIPVLVNSAGTAAHYEMIGTCRMVCDPYGTKSPTSTATADTVRDNSLVQSLPTFIQGPKGEPGRPGKAGPRGPPGEPGPAGPAGPPGEKGEPGRPGLPGPPGPSAAAGAISAATYSTVPKIAFYAGLKKQHEGYEVLKFDDVVTNLGNHYDPTTGKFTCSIPGIYFFTYHVLMRGGDGTSMWADLCKNNQ
- the c1ql3a gene encoding complement C1q-like protein 3 isoform X2; protein product: MVLVLVILIPVLVNSAGTAAHYEMIGTCRMVCDPYGTKSPTSTATADTVRDNSLVQSLPTFIQGPKGEPGRPGKAGPRGPPGEPGPAGPAGPPGEKGEPGRPGLPGPPGPSAAAGAISAATYSTVPKIAFYAGLKKQHEGYEVLKFDDVVTNLGNHYDPTTGKFTCSIPGIYFFTYHVLMRGGDGTSMWADLCKNNQCPALCASL